Proteins encoded by one window of Dyella humicola:
- a CDS encoding OmpA family protein, with the protein MVRVSSRIGYGFVCVCAMALGGCSDFVKKADFDTAITELRNNDQRQQQEIDAIKQEMQQRFAKYDAAIAEMQGRIRVDTIALFDTDKADLRDQDKALLDDYAKVLKEHHSNALVTVEGFTDPSGSAGHNYRLGMRRAEAVRNYLVQTGGLADSQVRAVSYGQAKNRQVVAGAYGEKGLPNRRVALVVDFNGNAESAPAASNTGNSSG; encoded by the coding sequence ATGGTACGCGTGAGCTCTCGAATCGGTTACGGGTTCGTGTGTGTATGCGCTATGGCGCTCGGCGGCTGCTCAGATTTCGTCAAAAAGGCCGATTTCGACACCGCCATTACGGAATTACGGAACAACGACCAAAGGCAGCAGCAGGAAATCGATGCTATCAAGCAGGAGATGCAGCAGCGGTTCGCCAAGTACGATGCGGCGATCGCCGAGATGCAGGGTCGTATTCGCGTTGACACGATTGCGCTTTTCGACACCGACAAGGCGGACTTGCGCGACCAGGACAAGGCACTGCTCGATGATTACGCGAAAGTGCTGAAAGAGCACCACTCCAATGCACTGGTTACCGTCGAGGGTTTCACCGACCCATCCGGCTCGGCAGGTCACAACTACAGGCTGGGCATGCGGCGTGCGGAAGCGGTGCGCAATTACCTGGTGCAGACGGGCGGGCTTGCCGACAGCCAGGTGCGGGCAGTGAGCTATGGTCAGGCGAAGAATCGACAAGTGGTAGCCGGAGCCTATGGCGAAAAAGGATTACCCAATCGTCGTGTGGCACTGGTCGTCGATTTCAACGGCAATGCAGAGAGCGCACCCGCTGCGAGCAATACCGGCAATAGCAGTGGCTGA
- a CDS encoding potassium transporter Kup produces MSQDSTSSPWKKPSTLVAGVGALGVVFGDIGTSPLYTFKTVLDLTGGHSAQTIFGVISLLIWTLIIVTTVKYAGFAMRIDNDGEGGILALMALLGVKRRKRPAIVAAGLFGAALIYGDGAITPAISVLSALEGLNIAAPSVQPYVLPLTVVILLALFALQPMGTAKIGRAFGPIMAIWFLTMAVLGVWGIVRHPGILWALNPYYALTYLVHGGRGAFLVLGGVFLCVTGAEALYADMGHFGAGPIKLAWSSLVFPSLVLNYAGQGAIVLEGAPTEGNIFYHLCPASLTLPLIILATVATIIASQSIITGAFSMTRQAIQLGWMPRLRIRQTSGEGYGQIYVGGVNWILMLVTIGLALAFRKSENLAGAYGIAVSATMLMTTALLFIAMREIWKWNLVASGAVAGLFFVVDAAFFSSNMMKLFEGGYVPLLLAAMVYLIMFVWHKGIKAVANRLDENPVPIDAFLSDMAESGVSRVPGTAVFLTRARATTPPVMIWYVKHTHALHARVLAVTLDVASTPYIAAKNRLTMVELAPNFWSITANYGFMQKPDLPSLMSQIAACGCPIDTHELTYFTGMEKIVPRMDGRGLPRWMVSLFSVLLRNSTRLTDYLHVPPGQVVDIGRQVSI; encoded by the coding sequence GTGAGCCAGGATTCCACATCGAGCCCCTGGAAGAAGCCCTCGACACTGGTAGCTGGTGTCGGGGCCCTTGGTGTGGTCTTCGGCGACATCGGCACCAGTCCGCTCTACACCTTCAAGACGGTGCTGGATTTGACTGGCGGTCATTCCGCGCAAACCATCTTCGGGGTGATTTCGCTGCTGATCTGGACGCTGATCATCGTCACGACGGTGAAGTACGCCGGCTTTGCCATGCGCATCGACAATGACGGTGAGGGCGGTATCTTGGCCTTGATGGCCCTGCTTGGCGTAAAGCGACGCAAGCGCCCGGCGATCGTGGCTGCTGGCTTGTTCGGTGCCGCGCTGATTTATGGCGATGGTGCGATTACGCCGGCCATCTCGGTGTTGTCGGCCCTGGAAGGTTTGAATATTGCGGCACCATCGGTACAGCCCTATGTGTTGCCGCTAACCGTGGTGATCCTGCTGGCCCTGTTTGCACTGCAGCCCATGGGGACCGCGAAAATCGGGCGCGCGTTTGGTCCCATCATGGCGATCTGGTTTCTGACCATGGCGGTGCTTGGCGTGTGGGGCATTGTGCGGCATCCGGGGATCCTGTGGGCGCTAAACCCGTATTACGCGCTGACCTACCTGGTGCACGGAGGTCGTGGCGCGTTTCTGGTGCTGGGTGGCGTGTTCTTGTGCGTGACGGGTGCGGAAGCTTTGTACGCGGACATGGGTCACTTTGGCGCAGGTCCGATCAAGCTGGCATGGTCGTCGCTGGTGTTTCCGAGTCTGGTGCTGAACTACGCGGGGCAGGGCGCCATCGTGCTGGAAGGCGCGCCGACGGAGGGGAATATTTTCTACCATCTGTGCCCTGCATCGCTGACACTGCCACTGATCATTCTCGCGACCGTCGCCACCATCATCGCCAGCCAGTCGATCATCACCGGCGCGTTTTCCATGACGCGGCAGGCGATCCAGCTTGGCTGGATGCCACGCCTGAGAATTCGGCAAACCTCGGGTGAGGGTTACGGTCAGATCTACGTGGGCGGCGTCAACTGGATACTGATGCTGGTAACCATTGGCTTGGCACTGGCTTTTCGCAAGTCGGAAAACCTCGCCGGCGCCTACGGTATCGCCGTGTCTGCCACGATGTTGATGACCACGGCGCTATTGTTCATCGCGATGCGCGAAATCTGGAAGTGGAACCTCGTCGCGAGTGGTGCGGTGGCCGGCTTGTTCTTCGTGGTCGATGCCGCCTTCTTCTCGTCGAACATGATGAAGCTGTTTGAGGGCGGTTATGTACCGTTGCTGCTTGCGGCCATGGTCTATCTCATCATGTTCGTGTGGCACAAAGGCATCAAGGCCGTGGCAAACCGGCTTGACGAGAATCCCGTGCCTATCGACGCGTTCCTTAGCGACATGGCGGAGTCCGGGGTATCTCGCGTGCCTGGCACAGCGGTGTTCCTGACGCGTGCCCGCGCCACGACACCTCCGGTAATGATTTGGTACGTCAAGCACACCCACGCCTTGCACGCGCGCGTGCTGGCCGTAACCCTGGATGTCGCGTCGACACCTTACATCGCGGCAAAAAATCGCCTGACCATGGTGGAGTTGGCACCGAATTTCTGGTCGATCACGGCGAACTACGGCTTCATGCAAAAACCCGACCTGCCGTCCTTGATGTCGCAGATCGCCGCCTGTGGCTGCCCTATCGATACGCACGAACTCACTTATTTCACCGGCATGGAAAAGATCGTGCCGCGGATGGACGGCCGCGGTCTGCCGCGTTGGATGGTGTCGCTGTTCAGCGTGCTGTTGCGCAATAGCACGCGCCTGACCGACTACCTGCACGTGCCGCCGGGCCAGGTGGTGGATATAGGACGGCAGGTGTCGATCTGA
- the pcaF gene encoding 3-oxoadipyl-CoA thiolase, translating to MTSAYLVDATRTPFGRHAGALAGVRADDLAALPITALMKRHPGIDWAALDELILGCANQSGEDNRNVGRMAVLLSGLPESVPAVTVNRLCASGLEAMGQGARAIACGEADLVIAGGVESMSRAPYVMAKATGAYTREQKLEDTTLGWRLVNPRMQASYGIDSMTQTAENLAREHAIDRADQDAYAWRSQQRAARAQQQGWLAEEITVVEAPQGKQIITVDADEHLRPDSTVAQLAALKPLLGTNTSITAGNASGLNDGAGAVLLASEAALRKYDLQPLARIVGMASAGVAPRVMGIGPVPAMRKLFARTGLGLSDFDRIEINEAFAAQVLACSRMLGLPDDAEHLNANGGAIALGHPLGASGTRLAMTAAFALRRHGQRRALVSLCVGVGQGLALALERA from the coding sequence ATGACTAGCGCCTACCTCGTCGACGCGACACGCACGCCGTTCGGCCGCCATGCGGGCGCGCTGGCTGGCGTGCGCGCCGACGATCTGGCGGCACTGCCGATCACGGCGCTGATGAAGCGCCACCCGGGCATCGACTGGGCGGCGCTGGACGAACTGATTCTCGGCTGTGCGAACCAGTCGGGCGAGGACAACCGCAACGTGGGGCGCATGGCGGTCCTGCTGTCGGGGCTGCCGGAGAGCGTTCCCGCGGTCACCGTCAATCGGCTTTGCGCCTCGGGACTGGAAGCGATGGGACAGGGCGCGCGCGCGATTGCCTGCGGCGAGGCGGATCTGGTCATCGCCGGTGGCGTCGAGAGCATGTCGCGCGCGCCCTATGTCATGGCCAAGGCGACGGGCGCCTACACGCGCGAGCAGAAGCTCGAAGACACGACGCTGGGATGGCGTCTGGTCAACCCGCGGATGCAGGCTAGCTACGGCATCGATTCGATGACGCAGACCGCGGAAAACCTTGCGCGCGAACATGCCATCGACCGTGCCGATCAGGATGCCTATGCATGGCGCAGCCAGCAGCGCGCCGCGCGTGCGCAGCAGCAGGGCTGGCTGGCCGAAGAGATCACCGTCGTCGAAGCACCGCAAGGCAAGCAGATCATTACCGTCGATGCCGACGAGCATCTGCGCCCGGACTCTACGGTCGCGCAGCTCGCTGCGCTCAAGCCGCTGCTTGGCACGAACACCAGCATCACGGCCGGCAATGCGTCCGGACTCAACGACGGCGCCGGCGCCGTGCTGCTGGCATCGGAGGCGGCGCTGCGCAAGTACGACCTGCAACCGCTGGCGCGCATCGTTGGCATGGCCTCGGCCGGCGTCGCACCGCGCGTGATGGGTATCGGACCGGTTCCGGCGATGCGCAAGTTATTCGCACGCACCGGCCTGGGTCTATCCGACTTCGATCGCATCGAGATCAACGAAGCGTTCGCGGCCCAAGTGTTGGCCTGCTCGCGGATGCTCGGCTTGCCCGACGATGCCGAGCATCTCAACGCGAATGGTGGTGCGATTGCCCTCGGCCATCCGCTAGGCGCCAGTGGTACACGGCTGGCGATGACGGCAGCATTTGCGCTGCGTCGGCACGGCCAGCGTCGCGCGCTGGTCAGTCTATGTGTCGGTGTCGGACAGGGTCTGGCCCTGGCTTTGGAGCGAGCATGA
- a CDS encoding tetratricopeptide repeat-containing sulfotransferase family protein encodes MMTEHATGTLEQALAHAERLLARDPVLAGEQAEEILKIVAGHPMAVRVSALARAAQGDLQGAIDLLVPLAQAQPTWALVHLDLGVALGRGGQGHAAIAALRKTVALKPDLPQAWRELGDQLMAAGEHDAADTAYAQHVRHSTRDPILLSAATALVEGRIPEAEALLSEHLRQAPTDVAAMRMFAELAARQGRTEDAVSLLAQCLELAPGFHAARHNYALLLHRSNQSERALAEIERLLAVAPGHPGYRNLKAAMLCRIGDYAPAIGIYADLLEQHPGSPKVWMSYGHALKTTGSSDRAIAAYRRSLELEPSFGEVWWSLANLKTFRFSADDLAAMRVQLARTDLGEDDRLHLEFAIGKALEDAGEFEPSFRHYAQGNAIRRGQLHYSADETSARVRHIRERYTREYFGARAGAGCRAPDPIFIVGLPRAGSTLIEQILSSHSQVEGTMELPEITSITRTLRAQGDAGSVMPYHEALAAIDGDALCELGERYLAHTSIQRKTPAPFFIDKMPNNFMHLGLIHLILPNAKIIDARRHPLACCFSGFKQHFARGQSFSYSQEDLGRYYHDYVSLMSHFDEVLPGRIHRVIYEHMVEDTEGEVRRLLDYCGLPFEPSCLRFFENARPVRTASSEQVRRPIYREGVDHWRHYAAWLGPLVEALGPVLGRYPDPPE; translated from the coding sequence ATGATGACCGAACATGCCACCGGTACGCTGGAGCAAGCGCTGGCACACGCGGAGCGCCTGCTGGCGCGCGATCCGGTGCTGGCTGGCGAACAGGCTGAAGAAATCCTCAAGATCGTTGCCGGCCACCCGATGGCCGTGCGCGTGTCGGCGCTGGCACGCGCGGCACAAGGCGACTTGCAGGGTGCGATCGACCTACTTGTACCGCTGGCGCAGGCGCAGCCGACATGGGCGCTGGTCCATCTCGACCTGGGCGTGGCGCTGGGCCGTGGCGGGCAAGGACACGCGGCGATCGCCGCGCTGCGCAAGACGGTGGCGTTGAAACCCGACCTGCCGCAAGCCTGGCGTGAGCTCGGCGATCAACTGATGGCAGCAGGCGAGCACGACGCCGCCGATACCGCCTATGCCCAGCATGTCCGTCACTCCACTCGCGATCCGATCCTGCTTTCTGCCGCCACCGCGTTGGTTGAAGGCCGTATCCCCGAGGCCGAGGCTCTGCTAAGCGAGCATCTGCGCCAGGCGCCAACCGACGTTGCTGCCATGCGCATGTTCGCCGAGCTCGCCGCGCGCCAGGGGCGCACCGAGGATGCCGTGAGTCTGCTCGCGCAATGCCTGGAGCTGGCGCCCGGCTTCCATGCCGCGCGCCATAACTATGCGCTGCTATTGCACCGTAGCAACCAGTCCGAGCGGGCGTTGGCCGAGATCGAGCGATTGCTCGCGGTGGCGCCGGGTCACCCCGGTTATCGCAACCTCAAGGCGGCGATGCTGTGTCGCATCGGCGATTACGCGCCCGCCATCGGCATCTACGCCGACCTGCTCGAGCAGCATCCAGGCAGCCCGAAGGTGTGGATGAGCTACGGGCACGCGCTGAAGACGACGGGTTCGAGCGACCGTGCGATTGCCGCTTATCGGCGCAGCCTGGAACTGGAGCCGTCCTTCGGCGAAGTATGGTGGAGTCTGGCCAACCTCAAGACCTTCCGTTTCAGCGCCGACGATCTGGCTGCCATGCGCGTGCAGCTGGCGCGTACCGACCTGGGCGAGGACGATCGACTGCATCTGGAGTTCGCTATCGGCAAAGCGCTGGAGGATGCGGGCGAGTTCGAGCCTTCATTCCGGCATTACGCGCAGGGCAATGCGATCCGGCGCGGGCAGCTGCACTACAGCGCCGACGAAACCAGCGCGCGCGTACGCCATATTCGCGAGCGCTATACACGCGAGTACTTCGGTGCGCGCGCCGGCGCGGGTTGCCGCGCGCCCGATCCGATTTTCATCGTCGGCCTGCCGCGCGCGGGCTCGACCCTGATCGAGCAGATCCTGTCCAGCCACAGTCAGGTGGAAGGCACGATGGAGCTGCCGGAAATCACTTCGATCACGCGCACGTTGCGCGCTCAGGGGGATGCCGGCAGCGTCATGCCCTATCACGAGGCGCTGGCGGCCATCGACGGTGACGCGCTGTGCGAGCTGGGCGAACGCTATCTTGCGCACACGAGCATCCAGCGCAAGACACCGGCACCCTTCTTCATCGACAAGATGCCGAACAACTTCATGCATCTTGGCCTGATCCATTTGATCCTGCCGAACGCGAAGATCATCGACGCACGTCGGCATCCCTTGGCTTGCTGCTTTTCCGGTTTCAAGCAGCACTTTGCCAGGGGCCAGAGCTTCAGCTACAGCCAGGAAGACCTCGGGCGCTACTACCACGATTACGTTTCATTGATGAGCCATTTTGACGAGGTGCTGCCGGGGCGCATCCACCGCGTCATCTATGAGCATATGGTCGAGGACACCGAAGGAGAGGTTCGGCGTCTTCTCGACTATTGCGGTCTGCCGTTCGAGCCATCGTGCCTGCGTTTTTTTGAGAACGCCCGGCCGGTGCGCACGGCGAGTTCCGAACAGGTGCGCAGACCGATTTACCGCGAGGGTGTGGATCACTGGCGGCATTACGCAGCCTGGTTGGGGCCATTGGTGGAGGCATTGGGGCCGGTGCTCGGGCGATATCCCGATCCGCCGGAATGA
- a CDS encoding TonB-dependent receptor gives MAVAAPALAQDAGQSQGPAAAPAAPVAAKTLNAVTVTAQKREENLQKVPISMNVLGQDRLEELHVKNFDDYVKYLPSVSYQTFGPGFALIYMRGVASGGDGNHSGSQPSVGVYLDEQPVTTIQGPLDIHMYDIARVEALAGPQGTLYGASAQAGALRIITNKPDPSGFAASYSAGVDSVDHGGVGYTAEGMINIPMSTSSAIRLVGWHEHDAGYIDNEVGSRTFPTSGITVSNAHGCTQTPTLVCTGAAKKNYNDVDISGGRMALKFGINDDWSISPTVMGQQTIANGNVASDPQVGSLAITHFYPEHSDDRWIQAALTVEGKIGNFDLTYAYSHLKRNQEEESDYSDYSFWYDTLAGYGAYIVDNAGNLINPSQFIQGKDRYTMDSHELRIASPRDDRLRVVGGLFWEKQVHDIEQRYMINGFADSLSVTGWPDTLWLTEQRRIDKNEAVFGELSYDFIPETLTGTIGGRYFRSDNSLGGFYGFSAGYAPGSSYGEAGCISPTPYRGAPCQDFAKQTNETGSLGKVNLTWQITPDKMIYGTWSEGFRPGGINRRGSLPPYQSDWLTNYELGWKTTWLDNRLSWNGAVFREKWKDFQFSILGANGLTEIKNAGQAQIDGLESDLNWAATYNLQLSAGFALYNAKLTENYCGFTDTNGHPITYCPAGTVNPLTGDTVTGPQAPSGTQLPVTPRFKGNLTARYSWDIGGKDVFVQAAVVHVGERQSDLRLYERGLLGKMPAYTTADFSSGIKKNGRSLDFYITNVFDKRGQLYRFAECAEAVCAAHNVVPAYPNGQVYTVMTQPRTFGLRFSQEF, from the coding sequence ATGGCTGTTGCTGCACCGGCGCTCGCGCAGGACGCTGGCCAAAGCCAGGGGCCGGCCGCGGCGCCGGCAGCGCCCGTGGCCGCCAAGACGCTCAATGCGGTGACGGTGACCGCACAAAAGCGCGAGGAAAATCTGCAGAAGGTGCCGATCAGCATGAATGTGCTGGGCCAGGACCGGCTGGAGGAACTTCACGTCAAGAATTTCGACGACTACGTGAAGTATCTGCCGAGTGTTTCCTACCAGACGTTCGGCCCGGGTTTTGCCCTGATCTACATGCGCGGCGTGGCCAGTGGCGGCGACGGTAACCACTCCGGTTCGCAGCCGAGCGTGGGCGTGTACCTGGACGAGCAGCCGGTTACCACGATCCAGGGGCCGCTCGATATCCACATGTACGATATCGCCCGCGTCGAGGCGCTCGCCGGTCCGCAAGGCACGCTATATGGCGCCAGCGCGCAAGCGGGTGCGTTGCGCATCATCACCAACAAGCCCGATCCCAGCGGTTTTGCCGCCAGCTACAGTGCGGGCGTCGATTCGGTCGATCATGGCGGTGTGGGCTATACCGCCGAGGGCATGATCAACATACCGATGTCCACCAGCTCGGCCATTCGCCTGGTTGGCTGGCACGAGCATGATGCCGGCTACATCGACAACGAAGTGGGTTCGCGCACGTTCCCGACCTCCGGCATCACGGTCAGCAATGCGCATGGCTGCACGCAAACCCCGACCCTGGTGTGCACCGGGGCCGCCAAGAAAAACTACAACGACGTCGATATCAGCGGCGGTCGCATGGCGCTGAAGTTTGGCATCAACGATGACTGGTCGATCAGTCCTACCGTCATGGGGCAGCAGACGATCGCCAACGGTAATGTCGCTTCCGACCCACAGGTCGGCAGTCTGGCGATCACGCATTTCTACCCGGAACACTCCGACGACCGTTGGATCCAGGCAGCGCTGACCGTGGAGGGCAAGATCGGCAACTTCGACTTGACCTATGCGTACTCGCATCTCAAGCGCAATCAGGAGGAAGAGAGCGACTACAGCGATTACTCGTTCTGGTACGACACGCTGGCCGGCTACGGCGCGTACATTGTGGACAACGCCGGCAACCTGATCAATCCGTCGCAGTTCATCCAGGGCAAGGACCGCTACACCATGGACAGCCACGAGCTGCGCATCGCCTCGCCGAGGGACGATCGCCTTCGCGTGGTGGGTGGCCTGTTCTGGGAAAAGCAGGTGCACGATATCGAACAGCGCTACATGATCAATGGCTTCGCTGACAGCCTCTCCGTGACGGGCTGGCCCGACACCCTGTGGCTGACCGAGCAGCGACGCATCGACAAGAACGAAGCGGTGTTCGGCGAGCTGTCGTACGACTTCATCCCCGAGACGCTCACCGGTACGATCGGCGGGCGCTATTTCCGCTCCGACAACAGCCTGGGCGGGTTCTACGGCTTCAGTGCGGGCTACGCGCCCGGTTCCAGCTACGGCGAAGCGGGCTGCATTTCGCCCACGCCGTATCGCGGCGCGCCGTGCCAGGACTTCGCCAAGCAGACCAACGAAACCGGTTCGCTCGGCAAGGTCAACCTGACCTGGCAGATCACGCCCGACAAGATGATCTATGGCACCTGGTCCGAGGGTTTCCGTCCCGGAGGCATCAATCGCCGTGGCAGCCTGCCGCCATACCAGTCGGACTGGCTCACCAACTACGAGCTCGGCTGGAAGACCACCTGGCTCGACAACCGGCTGTCGTGGAACGGGGCGGTGTTCCGCGAGAAGTGGAAGGACTTCCAGTTCAGCATTCTCGGCGCCAACGGGCTTACCGAAATCAAGAACGCAGGCCAGGCGCAGATTGACGGCCTGGAATCGGATCTGAACTGGGCCGCGACCTATAACCTGCAGCTCAGCGCAGGCTTCGCCCTGTACAACGCCAAGCTCACGGAGAACTACTGCGGCTTCACCGACACCAACGGCCACCCGATCACCTACTGTCCGGCCGGTACCGTCAATCCGCTTACCGGTGACACGGTCACCGGGCCTCAGGCGCCTTCTGGCACCCAGCTGCCAGTAACGCCACGCTTCAAGGGCAACCTCACGGCGCGCTACTCGTGGGACATCGGGGGCAAGGATGTCTTCGTACAGGCGGCGGTGGTGCATGTCGGCGAACGCCAGTCCGATCTGCGGCTGTATGAACGCGGACTGCTGGGAAAGATGCCGGCCTACACCACGGCGGACTTTTCCTCCGGCATCAAGAAGAACGGCCGTTCGCTGGATTTCTATATCACCAACGTGTTTGACAAGCGTGGACAGCTCTACCGCTTCGCCGAGTGTGCGGAAGCGGTGTGCGCGGCACACAACGTGGTGCCGGCCTATCCCAACGGACAGGTCTATACCGTCATGACGCAGCCGCGGACGTTTGGCCTGCGTTTCTCGCAGGAGTTCTAG
- a CDS encoding alpha/beta hydrolase family protein: MPAAMASNDAPAITDARCFGGAQEASTVITNLAGVPAMIRIPINVSRPPIVLWHGFGPPDSEQALMTALPLDDVPAIKVYLGLPLFGRRAPAGGKTELVRRQTEDVGLLVFKPIVMGAVDELPAVVRELEQRGCMKAGEKIALFGFSAGAAAVLVSLAEHNVPVSAAVALNPSAGLSASIEAYEHATGRPYAWSRESRALAARTDVAGRSANIATGRPPPALLVLQGSADDVMAQDSLRELDDALRLSYAQAHATGRFKNSVVEGLTHQWANQAGQAEVRRQVADWFDRYP; the protein is encoded by the coding sequence TTGCCTGCCGCGATGGCGTCCAATGATGCGCCTGCCATCACGGACGCGCGATGTTTTGGCGGCGCGCAAGAGGCCAGCACGGTCATAACGAATCTGGCGGGCGTTCCGGCGATGATTCGCATTCCCATCAATGTGAGCCGGCCGCCGATCGTTCTGTGGCACGGCTTCGGGCCGCCGGACAGCGAACAGGCGCTGATGACTGCGCTTCCCCTGGATGACGTGCCGGCGATCAAGGTTTATCTGGGGCTGCCGCTGTTCGGGCGGCGCGCTCCGGCGGGCGGCAAGACCGAACTCGTCCGTCGGCAGACGGAGGATGTTGGTCTTCTCGTTTTCAAACCGATTGTGATGGGCGCCGTCGATGAGCTGCCTGCCGTTGTACGGGAACTTGAGCAACGCGGCTGCATGAAGGCGGGTGAAAAGATCGCACTGTTTGGATTTTCCGCGGGCGCAGCGGCGGTGTTGGTCTCGCTCGCGGAACACAACGTGCCAGTCAGTGCCGCAGTGGCGCTCAATCCCTCTGCGGGGTTGAGTGCATCGATCGAAGCGTACGAGCATGCAACAGGACGGCCGTACGCGTGGAGCCGGGAAAGTCGCGCACTGGCTGCCCGCACTGATGTCGCGGGACGCTCCGCGAATATCGCTACCGGTAGGCCACCCCCGGCCCTGCTTGTGCTTCAGGGGAGCGCAGACGACGTCATGGCGCAAGATAGTCTGCGCGAACTCGATGACGCCCTGAGGCTTAGCTACGCGCAGGCCCACGCGACAGGACGCTTCAAGAACAGCGTCGTGGAAGGCCTGACCCATCAATGGGCCAATCAAGCCGGGCAGGCCGAGGTGCGTCGACAGGTCGCCGACTGGTTTGACCGCTATCCCTGA
- a CDS encoding M20/M25/M40 family metallo-hydrolase, whose protein sequence is MKRILKFRLVTALAALLPLAAHAAQDATGSQNALGRELLSEMIAIDSTSEHGSTTVVAEKLAQRFLAAGFAPADVQVVGDDPKRRNLVVRLHGRGEREPVLLLAHLDVVEARREDWHVDPFTLTERDGYFYGRGTMDIKGGGAGLVSALLRLHREGIKPKGDYILALTAGEEDGVSNGVEWLLAHRPDLIRSAYSINVDGGGPEIRAGKPAVLSVETAEKVFLSYTLTVHNPGGHSSLPTADNAIYRLAKALDRLSSLQFPLRTNAATRGYYAGLAAFYTGQTAADMRAVAHEPSDPAALARLAATSAYNNSQLRSTCVPTLLQGGHAENALPQLARATINCRLLPDEDFDQVDAALKRAVADPAVEIARVAPPKPSPPSPVDKALFAQVASTAKSLWGPIPVSPYMAAGASDSVFLRAAGRPSYVFNGLPYDVDDDRSHGQDERILVDAYYQSLEFNYRLLKDL, encoded by the coding sequence ATGAAACGTATCCTGAAATTCCGTCTCGTCACGGCCTTGGCCGCGCTGCTGCCACTGGCTGCCCACGCTGCGCAGGACGCGACAGGCAGCCAGAACGCTCTTGGCCGCGAGCTGTTGAGCGAAATGATCGCCATCGACTCGACATCGGAACATGGCAGCACGACGGTGGTTGCCGAAAAGCTGGCGCAGCGGTTCCTCGCCGCAGGCTTCGCACCGGCCGACGTGCAGGTGGTCGGTGATGATCCGAAACGGCGCAACCTGGTGGTGCGGCTGCACGGCCGCGGCGAACGCGAGCCGGTGCTGCTGCTGGCCCATCTGGACGTGGTCGAGGCGCGTCGCGAGGACTGGCACGTCGACCCATTCACGCTGACCGAACGCGATGGCTACTTCTACGGTCGCGGCACCATGGACATCAAGGGGGGCGGGGCGGGGCTGGTCAGTGCGCTATTGCGACTGCATCGCGAAGGCATCAAGCCCAAGGGCGACTACATTCTGGCGCTCACCGCTGGTGAGGAGGATGGTGTCTCCAACGGCGTGGAGTGGCTGCTCGCGCATCGCCCCGACCTGATCCGCTCGGCGTACTCGATCAATGTCGACGGTGGCGGGCCTGAGATCCGCGCCGGCAAGCCCGCCGTGCTATCGGTGGAAACCGCGGAGAAGGTGTTCCTGAGCTACACGCTCACCGTGCACAACCCCGGCGGCCATAGTTCCCTGCCGACCGCCGACAACGCCATCTATCGGCTGGCCAAGGCGCTGGATCGGCTGTCGTCGTTGCAGTTTCCGTTGCGCACCAATGCGGCGACGCGCGGCTACTACGCAGGGCTGGCAGCGTTCTATACCGGTCAAACGGCCGCCGACATGCGCGCGGTGGCGCATGAACCGTCCGATCCCGCGGCGCTTGCGCGACTCGCGGCAACCTCTGCATACAACAATTCACAGCTGCGCAGCACCTGCGTGCCGACTCTGCTGCAAGGCGGGCATGCCGAGAATGCGTTGCCGCAGCTGGCGCGGGCAACGATCAACTGTCGCCTGTTGCCGGACGAAGACTTCGACCAGGTGGATGCCGCGCTGAAGCGCGCAGTGGCCGACCCCGCGGTGGAGATCGCACGCGTCGCCCCGCCCAAACCCAGTCCGCCGAGCCCGGTGGACAAGGCGCTGTTCGCGCAGGTCGCCAGCACGGCAAAGAGCCTGTGGGGGCCGATTCCGGTGTCGCCCTATATGGCCGCCGGTGCATCCGACAGCGTGTTCCTGCGCGCGGCCGGCAGGCCGTCATATGTGTTCAACGGGCTTCCTTATGACGTGGACGACGATCGTTCGCACGGGCAGGACGAACGCATTCTGGTCGATGCCTACTACCAGTCGCTGGAATTCAACTACCGGTTGCTCAAGGACCTTTAA